From a region of the Salinispira pacifica genome:
- a CDS encoding AraC family transcriptional regulator, giving the protein MHIKDAVFVYHLQEPEDIDWHGRYHFHGADEYEIHYFLGGEGSFLNGSRKYSLEPGSLFISPPGVKHRIETSNVSHPVTYYAILMQLGREDEEIQELFADEIRWNRKHAIGDGYRFFFEELREKTLSPNSYIRRSAIHQLVSFIYVLASREKQMNLGNAENAHVEKALRFLQHRVFAKTNLPALARHLNLSEEYTIRLFRHKLRTTPMKYLKKLRIEAATSMLISSDRLIYSIADRLQFNSEFHFSRSFKEHTGYSPRQYRNRYRQIIGESPEHESIIYLNDRSNPSNTTE; this is encoded by the coding sequence ATGCATATCAAGGACGCAGTATTCGTGTATCATCTGCAAGAACCCGAGGATATCGACTGGCACGGGCGCTACCATTTCCACGGTGCTGACGAGTACGAAATTCACTATTTTCTGGGCGGAGAAGGCAGTTTCCTCAACGGCTCCCGGAAGTATTCCCTTGAACCGGGCAGCCTCTTTATTTCACCTCCCGGGGTGAAACACCGTATTGAAACCAGCAATGTAAGCCATCCTGTTACCTACTATGCAATTCTCATGCAATTGGGGAGGGAAGATGAAGAAATTCAGGAACTTTTCGCAGATGAGATCCGATGGAACCGAAAACACGCCATCGGGGATGGGTACCGGTTTTTCTTTGAAGAACTTCGGGAAAAAACCCTCTCTCCCAACTCCTACATCAGACGGTCCGCCATACATCAGCTGGTTTCTTTTATCTATGTACTGGCTTCCCGGGAGAAGCAGATGAACCTGGGAAATGCGGAAAACGCCCATGTGGAAAAAGCATTGAGATTTCTGCAGCATCGGGTGTTCGCAAAAACGAATCTGCCCGCCCTTGCACGACACCTTAATCTTTCAGAGGAATACACCATTCGCCTGTTCCGGCACAAGCTGCGTACAACACCCATGAAATACCTGAAGAAACTCCGTATTGAGGCGGCCACCAGCATGCTGATTTCCAGCGACCGCCTCATATATTCCATTGCCGACCGGCTCCAGTTCAACTCCGAATTCCACTTCTCCCGAAGCTTCAAGGAGCATACCGGCTACTCACCCCGGCAGTACCGAAACAGATACCGGCAAATTATCGGGGAAAGCCCGGAACACGAGTCGATTATTTACCTCAACGACCGCTCCAACCCCTCAAATACCACAGAGTGA
- the xylB gene encoding xylulokinase, which translates to MQTVLGIDVGTQSSKVMFYDYQARKVAALASAPHQLTSKADGTSEQDPLWWFQAIQAALDSVDPEIRQSAVAAAVSGQQHGLVALDEGGQAVYPAKLWNDTSTVDQCNELTRAFGGSRRLIDELGNPILPGYTAGKILWLKQNHPRAFDRVRHILLPHDYINYLLTGEYRMEYGDASGTGLFDVRRRCWNREICGLVDDRLSDMLPEPRGPEAGAGWVSKEASQEFGIPEGIPVAAGGGDNMMAAIGTGAVSDGSLTMSLGTSGTLFGFSSSPVVDPEGTIAAFCSSNGGWLPLLCTMNCTVATEQFRELLSVGLSELDSMVEQVPPASDGLIVMPYFTGERIPNLPRARGSIQGMTLANSDGPHIIRASMEAAIYGLKIGLDSLAKLGMKADSITVTGGGSRSRAWRQIAADILELPVTLPVHSDSAAMGAALQALWYRDLLNNGKNISMEDVIAPHVKSRETRRIEPGEDRKKYREGYAEYLAYLELLKPRYQ; encoded by the coding sequence ATGCAGACCGTATTGGGCATCGATGTGGGAACCCAGAGTTCCAAGGTGATGTTCTATGACTATCAGGCCCGTAAAGTGGCGGCGCTGGCATCGGCCCCCCATCAGTTGACAAGCAAGGCGGACGGCACCAGTGAACAGGACCCCCTGTGGTGGTTCCAGGCGATACAAGCAGCTCTGGATTCGGTGGACCCGGAGATCCGCCAAAGCGCTGTGGCAGCCGCCGTAAGCGGTCAGCAGCATGGACTGGTGGCACTGGATGAAGGGGGGCAGGCGGTGTATCCCGCGAAGCTCTGGAACGACACCAGTACGGTAGATCAGTGCAATGAACTTACCCGGGCCTTTGGAGGCAGCCGTCGTCTCATTGATGAACTGGGAAACCCCATACTGCCCGGGTACACCGCCGGTAAAATTCTGTGGCTGAAACAAAATCATCCCCGCGCTTTTGACAGGGTTCGGCACATTCTTCTTCCCCATGATTACATCAATTACCTTCTCACCGGCGAGTACCGCATGGAATACGGCGATGCATCGGGCACCGGACTGTTTGATGTGCGCCGGCGGTGCTGGAACAGGGAAATCTGCGGCCTGGTGGATGATCGATTGTCGGATATGCTGCCTGAACCCCGTGGACCGGAGGCCGGAGCAGGATGGGTCTCCAAAGAGGCGTCGCAGGAGTTCGGTATTCCAGAGGGAATCCCCGTGGCCGCCGGTGGCGGCGATAATATGATGGCGGCCATTGGAACCGGCGCTGTTTCCGATGGTTCCCTGACCATGAGTCTGGGAACCTCCGGCACTCTATTCGGGTTCTCATCCAGTCCGGTGGTTGACCCCGAGGGCACCATCGCCGCATTTTGCTCCTCCAACGGAGGATGGCTCCCGCTGCTGTGCACCATGAACTGTACGGTGGCCACCGAGCAATTCCGGGAACTGCTCTCGGTCGGGCTGAGCGAACTGGATTCAATGGTTGAGCAGGTTCCTCCGGCCTCGGATGGTCTGATTGTAATGCCTTACTTCACCGGCGAACGAATCCCCAATCTTCCCCGGGCCAGGGGAAGCATTCAGGGTATGACTCTTGCCAACAGCGACGGACCCCACATCATCCGTGCTTCCATGGAGGCTGCCATCTACGGTTTGAAGATCGGGCTGGACTCTTTGGCAAAGCTTGGGATGAAAGCCGACAGCATAACGGTTACCGGCGGCGGTTCACGGTCCCGGGCATGGCGGCAGATTGCTGCGGATATTCTGGAGTTGCCGGTCACCCTGCCGGTTCACTCAGACAGCGCAGCCATGGGTGCCGCACTGCAGGCCCTGTGGTATCGGGATTTGCTCAACAACGGGAAGAATATCTCCATGGAAGATGTAATCGCCCCCCATGTTAAAAGCCGGGAAACCCGCCGAATCGAGCCTGGGGAAGACCGGAAGAAATACCGGGAAGGATATGCTGAATATCTGGCATATCTGGAACTGCTAAAACCACGATATCAATAA